The following are encoded together in the Xanthobacter autotrophicus Py2 genome:
- a CDS encoding Conjugal transfer TraD family protein (PFAM: Conjugal transfer TraD family protein~KEGG: rpc:RPC_4518 conjugal transfer TraD), with product MRAWQVERRKRTRHLIELGGLVVKAGIVDLTGNDRAMIYGALLWMADKLQSDHGEQARMLWAEKGKEAFAAQRKEETPTVAQGHHGRA from the coding sequence ATGCGCGCCTGGCAGGTGGAGCGCCGAAAGCGCACGCGACATCTGATCGAACTCGGCGGCCTCGTCGTCAAGGCCGGGATCGTCGACCTGACAGGCAACGACCGCGCCATGATCTACGGCGCGCTGCTCTGGATGGCCGACAAGCTGCAAAGCGATCATGGCGAACAGGCCCGCATGCTCTGGGCCGAAAAGGGGAAAGAAGCGTTCGCAGCGCAACGGAAAGAAGAGACGCCCACCGTCGCGCAAGGGCACCATGGTCGGGCATGA
- a CDS encoding putative transmembrane anti-sigma factor (KEGG: mag:amb2645 predicted transmembrane transcriptional regulator) produces the protein MTNTPLPIGEDDLQAYVDDRQSEVRRSEVDAYLADHPELAARLAEDRDQRETLRRQLAGKFTEPIPSRLRVANIRLSRRHKRGVWLRNGIAAAFLLTLGGGAGWIARGTAPVEMPPTVAVTRDAVAAYRTFVVEVNHPVEVRASDEAHLVQWLSKRLGRPLRVPDLSRFGFRLMGGRVLPAASEAAAMLMYDDDNGTRLTVYVRAAATGETAFRFWKEGDVSTFAWLDQGYGFAVSAASDRDRLFPIAEAVYKTLDGGVSVPRRDG, from the coding sequence ATGACGAATACGCCCCTTCCGATCGGCGAAGACGATCTGCAGGCCTATGTCGACGACCGCCAGAGCGAGGTCCGGCGATCAGAAGTCGATGCCTACCTTGCGGATCATCCGGAACTCGCGGCCCGGCTGGCGGAGGACCGTGATCAGCGCGAGACGCTGCGCCGTCAGCTTGCAGGCAAATTTACCGAGCCAATCCCGTCCCGCTTGAGGGTCGCTAATATCCGCCTTTCGCGTCGGCACAAACGCGGCGTTTGGCTGCGAAACGGTATCGCGGCCGCCTTCTTACTGACCCTGGGTGGCGGGGCGGGATGGATTGCGCGGGGCACGGCGCCCGTTGAGATGCCACCGACGGTCGCCGTTACCCGCGACGCCGTTGCCGCCTACCGCACCTTTGTCGTCGAGGTGAACCATCCCGTCGAGGTGCGTGCGTCGGACGAAGCTCACCTCGTCCAATGGTTGTCAAAGCGGCTGGGGCGGCCGCTTCGTGTTCCGGATCTTTCAAGGTTCGGCTTTCGTCTGATGGGCGGCCGGGTCCTCCCGGCGGCGAGCGAAGCTGCGGCGATGCTGATGTATGACGATGACAACGGCACGCGTCTGACCGTTTATGTGCGCGCCGCGGCGACTGGGGAGACCGCTTTCCGGTTCTGGAAAGAAGGCGACGTTTCTACCTTCGCCTGGCTTGACCAGGGCTACGGATTTGCGGTTTCGGCAGCTTCGGATCGCGACCGTTTGTTCCCGATCGCCGAGGCGGTTTATAAGACCCTCGATGGTGGGGTCTCTGTTCCGCGGCGAGACGGGTGA
- a CDS encoding phage transcriptional regulator, AlpA (PFAM: Prophage CP4-57 regulatory~KEGG: pde:Pden_0102 phage transcriptional regulator, AlpA) gives MPAPDRIVRMKTILARTGLSRSTIYRKIAEGTFPPRIKISINGAGWRESDIDRWVADPVAWRPRSGSDFND, from the coding sequence ATGCCCGCACCAGACCGTATCGTCCGCATGAAAACCATTCTCGCCCGCACCGGCCTGTCCCGGTCCACCATCTACCGCAAGATCGCCGAGGGCACGTTCCCGCCCCGGATTAAGATCAGCATCAACGGCGCCGGCTGGAGGGAATCCGACATCGACCGCTGGGTCGCCGATCCCGTGGCGTGGCGACCGCGAAGCGGGTCTGACTTCAATGACTGA
- a CDS encoding Cytochrome bd-type quinol oxidase subunit 1-like protein (KEGG: pde:Pden_4010 cytochrome bd ubiquinol oxidase, subunit I) produces the protein MTSYLDPVILARAQFAFPVSFHFIFPAFSIGLASYLMVLEALWLTTGRGVYANLYRYWIKIFAVVFGARKLRALEDENVKLKKLLGEAMLDNAILKDVAAKNV, from the coding sequence ATGACCAGCTATCTTGATCCGGTAATTCTCGCTCGCGCGCAATTCGCGTTTCCGGTGTCGTTCCATTTCATCTTCCCTGCCTTTTCGATCGGCCTGGCGAGCTATCTGATGGTCCTGGAAGCCTTGTGGCTGACGACCGGACGGGGAGTATATGCCAATCTCTATCGTTACTGGATCAAGATCTTTGCGGTCGTGTTCGGCGCCCGCAAGCTTCGGGCGCTGGAAGATGAGAACGTCAAGCTGAAGAAGCTGTTGGGCGAGGCGATGCTCGACAACGCGATCCTGAAGGATGTTGCCGCAAAAAATGTATGA
- a CDS encoding transposase IS116/IS110/IS902 family protein (PFAM: transposase IS111A/IS1328/IS1533; transposase IS116/IS110/IS902 family protein~KEGG: nha:Nham_4139 transposase IS116/IS110/IS902), protein MAIRNKPHDAAVFGIDLGKNLFHDCGLDAAGTPVQRATFRRETLVQFFERAAPTVVGMEACPGSQWLARKLQAIGHTVRIVPAKFVKPYIKSNKNDQIDAEAIAEAVSRPTMRFVEVKSPEQVDLQALHRVRDRLVAQRTRVICQMRAFCLEYGIAMHQGAGRFKSDFPAVLADESNDLTPAMRRLLASLFEDVRGLEARIAEVTREIEDVAATDDTARRLMTIPGIGPLAATGLLAAAGKGTQFRKGRHMAAWLGLVPREYSTGGKTTMLGISKRGSSYLRRLFVHGARSCLLHLDRTRDRLGGWLDGLQKRMHNNKAVVALAAKMARVAWVVITKPGTIYERRAPASA, encoded by the coding sequence ATGGCCATCCGCAACAAGCCACACGATGCCGCTGTGTTCGGCATCGATCTGGGCAAGAACCTCTTTCACGACTGCGGCCTCGACGCCGCCGGCACACCAGTCCAGCGAGCAACCTTCCGGCGCGAGACGCTCGTGCAATTTTTCGAGCGCGCAGCTCCAACCGTCGTCGGGATGGAGGCGTGCCCCGGTTCGCAATGGCTGGCGCGTAAGCTCCAGGCGATTGGGCACACGGTTCGCATCGTGCCGGCGAAGTTCGTGAAGCCCTACATCAAGAGCAACAAGAACGATCAGATCGATGCCGAGGCTATCGCTGAGGCGGTTTCGCGTCCGACGATGCGCTTCGTCGAGGTGAAATCACCCGAGCAGGTCGACCTCCAGGCCCTCCACCGGGTCCGTGACCGTCTTGTCGCGCAACGGACCCGCGTGATCTGCCAGATGCGGGCCTTCTGCCTCGAGTACGGGATCGCGATGCATCAGGGTGCTGGCCGGTTCAAGTCTGACTTTCCCGCCGTGCTGGCGGACGAGAGCAACGACCTGACGCCAGCGATGCGGCGTCTGCTGGCAAGCCTGTTCGAGGATGTCAGGGGGCTCGAAGCCCGCATCGCCGAGGTGACGCGTGAGATAGAGGACGTCGCGGCCACGGACGACACCGCAAGGCGCCTGATGACAATCCCGGGCATCGGCCCTCTTGCGGCCACAGGGCTTCTCGCGGCGGCCGGCAAGGGAACGCAGTTCCGCAAAGGGCGCCACATGGCCGCCTGGCTCGGGCTTGTACCTCGTGAGTACTCCACCGGCGGGAAAACGACGATGCTGGGGATCAGCAAGCGGGGCAGCTCGTATCTGCGTCGCCTCTTCGTTCATGGTGCGAGATCATGCCTGCTTCATCTCGACCGCACCCGGGACCGCCTCGGCGGCTGGCTCGACGGGTTGCAGAAGCGAATGCACAACAACAAGGCCGTCGTGGCGCTTGCCGCCAAGATGGCCCGAGTCGCCTGGGTGGTGATCACCAAGCCGGGCACAATCTACGAGCGGCGGGCGCCGGCCTCGGCCTGA
- a CDS encoding RNA polymerase, sigma-24 subunit, ECF subfamily (TIGRFAM: RNA polymerase sigma-70~PFAM: sigma-70 region 2 domain protein; sigma-70 region 4 domain protein; Sigma-70 region 4 type 2~KEGG: bja:bll6484 ECF sigma factor) — protein MDEIAKLIEPQIPALRRYAYALVRDHDAADDLVQDCLERAVSRWYLRRDDGHLRAWLFTMLRNLYINSYHRQKRRGTRVRLDESIMPSVAPNQTDQLEMNDVLSALERLPEDHKSILLLIGVEDLSYEETARVLSVPVGTVMSRLSRARQGLRALLSGSRVTPLRRVK, from the coding sequence TTGGACGAGATCGCCAAGCTGATCGAACCGCAGATTCCTGCCTTGCGCAGGTACGCCTACGCGCTCGTCCGTGACCATGACGCCGCCGACGACCTGGTGCAGGACTGTCTTGAGCGGGCCGTGTCGCGCTGGTATCTGCGCCGCGACGACGGTCACCTGCGGGCCTGGCTGTTCACGATGCTTCGAAATCTCTACATCAATTCCTATCATCGACAGAAGCGTCGGGGCACTCGCGTTCGTCTCGACGAGTCGATAATGCCGAGCGTGGCACCAAACCAGACCGATCAGCTGGAGATGAACGACGTTCTATCGGCGCTCGAAAGGCTGCCCGAGGATCATAAGTCGATCCTTCTGCTGATCGGGGTCGAGGACCTGTCCTATGAGGAGACGGCGAGAGTGCTTTCGGTGCCGGTCGGCACCGTCATGTCTCGCCTGTCTCGTGCGCGACAAGGACTGCGCGCATTGCTGAGCGGTTCGCGCGTAACCCCGCTTCGGAGGGTCAAATGA
- a CDS encoding hypothetical protein (KEGG: bbt:BBta_0433 hypothetical protein), whose amino-acid sequence MTDRADTAPHRRGAKPPTASEQLEALLGYPWPFPGRPPKHDLSTWTVTDDWPDPVPVTEAEIEVFERWFGDLFDELFGPDA is encoded by the coding sequence ATGACTGATCGGGCAGACACCGCGCCGCATCGCAGAGGCGCCAAGCCGCCGACAGCATCGGAGCAGCTTGAAGCGCTGTTAGGCTATCCGTGGCCGTTCCCCGGCAGGCCGCCCAAACACGACCTCTCCACATGGACCGTCACCGACGATTGGCCCGATCCCGTTCCGGTGACGGAAGCCGAGATCGAGGTCTTCGAGCGATGGTTCGGCGATTTGTTCGACGAACTGTTTGGGCCGGACGCTTGA
- a CDS encoding conserved hypothetical protein (PFAM: conserved hypothetical protein~KEGG: bbt:BBta_0263 putative membrane protein of unknown function) produces MTALARQQYEDQPELLPPGRLHPHRIEGKPPRAASVWPGLFLTAAVAGAAFALRQVPGVAAFSPMILAILIGIFFNNVVGTPVRAKSGVTFSLRKILRLAIILLGLQLTATQVAEVGSTGIAVIVLTLIATFVFTTWLGRLIGVERKLAQLIAAGTSICGASAVIATNTVTQAHDEDVAYAVACVTVFGSIAMFVYPLLPALLHLNPHGYGLWAGASIHEIAQVVAAAFQDGKQAGDFGTIAKLSRVMMLAPVVIALGLLAARRAEQHGHGYVRAKPPMPWFVLGFIALVGVNSVVTVPVEAKTIIVMVTTFLLSMALAAMGLETDLRKLRAKGVRPFLLGLASFLFIASFSLMLVKMTS; encoded by the coding sequence ATGACCGCACTCGCTCGACAGCAATATGAAGACCAACCGGAACTGCTGCCACCGGGCCGCCTTCATCCTCACAGGATCGAAGGTAAGCCGCCGCGCGCAGCCTCGGTCTGGCCGGGGCTTTTCTTGACCGCCGCGGTCGCCGGAGCCGCGTTCGCTCTTCGGCAGGTGCCAGGCGTTGCCGCTTTCAGCCCGATGATCCTGGCGATCCTGATCGGGATCTTCTTTAACAATGTCGTCGGCACGCCGGTGCGCGCGAAAAGCGGAGTGACCTTCTCGCTGCGCAAGATCCTGCGTCTCGCCATCATCCTGCTCGGGCTCCAGTTGACCGCAACGCAGGTGGCGGAAGTCGGCTCGACCGGCATCGCTGTCATTGTGCTGACTCTGATTGCAACCTTTGTCTTCACGACGTGGCTTGGCCGGCTAATCGGGGTGGAGCGCAAGCTCGCGCAGCTGATCGCGGCCGGCACGTCTATCTGCGGCGCGTCGGCGGTTATTGCCACCAATACGGTCACTCAGGCTCATGACGAGGACGTTGCCTACGCCGTCGCCTGCGTCACGGTTTTTGGTTCGATCGCGATGTTTGTCTATCCGCTGTTGCCGGCGCTGCTCCATCTCAACCCACACGGCTACGGTCTGTGGGCGGGCGCGTCGATACACGAGATCGCGCAAGTCGTCGCCGCGGCATTCCAGGACGGCAAGCAGGCCGGTGATTTCGGCACGATCGCCAAATTGTCGCGCGTCATGATGCTGGCGCCGGTGGTTATCGCCTTGGGTTTATTGGCGGCGCGTAGGGCAGAACAGCATGGCCATGGCTACGTGCGCGCCAAGCCGCCGATGCCCTGGTTCGTTCTCGGCTTCATCGCGCTCGTTGGTGTCAATAGCGTGGTGACCGTTCCCGTAGAGGCAAAGACGATCATTGTGATGGTGACGACCTTCCTGCTCTCGATGGCGCTCGCCGCCATGGGTTTGGAGACTGACCTTCGCAAGCTGCGTGCTAAAGGCGTTCGGCCCTTCCTGCTCGGTCTTGCATCCTTCCTGTTCATCGCGAGCTTCAGCTTGATGCTTGTGAAGATGACGAGTTGA
- a CDS encoding hypothetical protein (KEGG: tac:Ta0308 hypothetical protein): MRLPTLAVAAAALAIAASPAFAGPAEDMAKARIASIAKGDVAAVVGAYAPSATLHWVGGPLDGTYASPDKLKEVWTKFAGAQGDQKTTIAALSEAANPKGATVTADVVFTGKNTVKVRYILLYRDGKLADEIWQVNPNASY; this comes from the coding sequence ATGCGCCTACCCACTCTCGCCGTTGCGGCCGCAGCCCTGGCAATCGCCGCATCCCCGGCCTTTGCCGGTCCCGCTGAAGACATGGCCAAGGCCCGAATCGCCAGCATCGCCAAGGGCGACGTCGCGGCGGTCGTCGGCGCCTATGCGCCGTCCGCCACCCTTCACTGGGTCGGCGGACCTCTCGACGGGACATACGCGAGCCCCGACAAGCTCAAGGAGGTCTGGACGAAGTTTGCCGGAGCGCAGGGCGATCAGAAAACCACGATTGCGGCGCTCAGTGAGGCGGCGAATCCCAAAGGAGCCACCGTGACCGCCGATGTGGTCTTTACGGGCAAGAATACCGTGAAGGTGCGGTATATTCTTCTTTACAGGGACGGGAAACTCGCTGACGAGATCTGGCAGGTCAATCCGAACGCGAGCTACTGA
- a CDS encoding Ti-type conjugative transfer relaxase TraA (TIGRFAM: Ti-type conjugative transfer relaxase TraA~PFAM: MobA/MobL protein~KEGG: rpc:RPC_0149 MobA/MobL protein) → MAIFHLHVKVIGRKSGSSAVASAAYRSASRLRDDRLERSHDFSNKRGVIHSEVMLPEDAPEQWRDRERLWNDVEAFEVRKDAQLAREVEFALPREMTQAQGIELARDFVQSEFVDQGMIADLNVHWDMAEDGTAKPHAHVMLNMRSVDEDGFGPKVREWNRTEMVERWRERWAELANERLAELDIDARIDHRSLEAQGIALEPQSQIGAPAQRIEGEGIEAADRAEMHREIAHNNGARIIADPSIALDAITHQQSTFTRRDMAMFAHRHSDGIDQFNEVMGAMRGAPDLVELGRDERGEDRFTTRDMIETEQRLHRAAEVMAEKERHEVGDRDRETALARAEARGLVLSGEQAEALAHITDGRDLGVVVGYAGTGKSAMLGVAREAWEAAGYEVRGVALSGIAAENLESGSGIASRTIASLEHGWGQGRDVLTSRDVLVIDEAGMVGTRQLERVLSHAAEAGAKVVLVGDPQQLQSIEAGAAFRSIFERHGGAEIGEVRRQREDWQRDATRDLATGRTGDAIHAYDSHGMLHEAASRERARDDLIDRWDRDRQASPDRSRIILTHTNDEVRALNEAARERMREAGDLGDDVRLVVERGERGFASGDRVMFLQNERGLGVKNGTLGTIEQVSTQSITVLTDDGRSVGFDLKDYDRIDHGYAATIHKAQGMTVDRTHVLATPGLDAHGSYVALSRHRDSMDLHYGRDDFADENRLVRTLSRDRAKDMASDYEPAQSYAERRGITFRGRVERVVEIVKQVPKKVRGMFDGLRLPADGGQEPERAALERENAADPEKALRRARTKALIRHARAVDAIFEVQERGGNASPEQVKELQEARKVFEEVRPHGSHDAEAAYKKSPELASEAATGRTARAIRALQLETELRTDPQRRADRFVERWRSLDRASQHQYQAGDMSGYKATRSAMGDMAKSLERDPQLESILEGRKRDLGIGIDSGRSLGRELAFSHGIDLGIGRGIGL, encoded by the coding sequence ATGGCGATCTTTCATCTTCACGTCAAGGTCATCGGCCGCAAGTCCGGCTCCAGCGCGGTGGCCTCCGCCGCCTACCGCTCGGCCTCGCGGTTGCGCGACGACCGGCTTGAGCGAAGCCATGACTTCTCCAACAAGCGCGGCGTCATCCATTCCGAGGTCATGCTGCCGGAAGATGCGCCCGAACAATGGCGCGACCGCGAGCGGCTTTGGAACGATGTCGAGGCGTTCGAGGTCAGGAAGGACGCCCAGCTTGCCCGCGAGGTGGAGTTCGCCTTGCCACGCGAGATGACGCAAGCACAGGGCATCGAACTGGCCCGCGACTTCGTGCAGTCCGAATTTGTCGATCAGGGCATGATCGCCGACCTCAATGTGCATTGGGACATGGCCGAGGATGGGACGGCCAAGCCTCACGCCCATGTCATGCTGAACATGCGATCCGTGGACGAGGACGGCTTCGGCCCGAAGGTGCGGGAGTGGAACCGCACCGAGATGGTCGAGCGTTGGCGCGAACGCTGGGCCGAACTGGCCAACGAGCGGCTGGCCGAACTCGACATCGACGCGCGCATCGACCATCGCAGCCTTGAGGCGCAGGGCATCGCGCTGGAGCCGCAAAGCCAGATCGGCGCGCCCGCGCAACGGATCGAAGGCGAAGGGATCGAGGCCGCCGACCGCGCGGAAATGCACCGCGAGATCGCGCACAACAACGGCGCCCGCATCATCGCCGATCCTTCCATCGCGCTGGACGCCATCACGCACCAGCAATCCACCTTCACGCGGCGCGACATGGCGATGTTCGCGCACCGGCACAGTGACGGGATCGACCAGTTCAACGAGGTCATGGGCGCGATGCGTGGCGCTCCCGATCTGGTCGAACTTGGCAGGGACGAACGGGGCGAGGACCGCTTCACCACCCGCGACATGATCGAGACCGAACAGCGCCTGCACCGCGCCGCCGAAGTCATGGCGGAGAAGGAGCGCCATGAGGTCGGCGACAGAGACCGCGAAACGGCGCTGGCGCGTGCGGAAGCGCGCGGCCTTGTCCTTTCGGGAGAGCAGGCCGAGGCGCTGGCGCATATCACGGACGGGCGCGATCTGGGCGTTGTGGTCGGTTATGCCGGGACGGGGAAGAGCGCGATGCTGGGCGTGGCGCGCGAAGCCTGGGAAGCGGCTGGCTATGAAGTCCGGGGCGTGGCGCTGTCCGGCATCGCCGCCGAGAATCTGGAAAGCGGATCGGGCATCGCATCACGCACCATCGCCAGCTTGGAACATGGTTGGGGACAGGGCCGCGACGTGCTCACTTCCCGCGATGTGCTTGTCATCGACGAGGCGGGCATGGTCGGCACGCGCCAGTTGGAGCGCGTGCTGTCCCATGCCGCCGAGGCTGGCGCCAAGGTGGTGCTGGTCGGCGATCCCCAGCAGTTGCAATCCATCGAGGCCGGCGCGGCGTTCCGCTCGATCTTCGAGCGCCACGGCGGGGCGGAGATCGGCGAGGTGCGCCGCCAGCGGGAGGACTGGCAGCGCGACGCCACGCGCGATCTGGCGACCGGCCGAACCGGCGATGCGATCCATGCCTATGACAGTCACGGCATGTTGCATGAGGCCGCGTCACGCGAACGGGCGCGCGATGATCTGATCGACCGCTGGGATCGCGACCGGCAGGCGTCGCCTGACCGCAGCCGCATCATACTCACCCACACCAACGACGAGGTTCGCGCCCTCAACGAGGCCGCGCGCGAACGGATGCGGGAAGCCGGCGATCTCGGCGATGACGTGCGCTTGGTGGTCGAACGCGGTGAGCGCGGCTTCGCCAGCGGAGATCGCGTCATGTTCCTTCAGAACGAGCGCGGCCTTGGCGTCAAGAACGGCACGCTCGGCACCATCGAACAGGTCAGCACGCAGAGCATAACCGTGCTCACCGATGATGGCCGTTCCGTTGGCTTCGACCTCAAGGATTACGACCGCATCGACCACGGCTATGCCGCGACCATCCACAAGGCGCAGGGCATGACCGTGGACCGCACGCATGTTCTGGCGACACCGGGCCTGGATGCTCACGGCAGCTATGTCGCCCTGTCGCGCCATCGCGACAGCATGGACCTGCACTATGGCCGCGATGACTTCGCTGACGAGAATAGGCTTGTCCGCACCCTGTCGCGCGACCGCGCCAAGGACATGGCGTCAGATTACGAGCCGGCACAGAGCTACGCCGAGCGGCGCGGCATCACCTTCCGCGGGCGCGTGGAGCGGGTGGTCGAGATCGTCAAGCAGGTTCCCAAGAAGGTGCGCGGCATGTTCGATGGCCTGCGCCTGCCTGCCGATGGCGGGCAGGAGCCGGAACGGGCGGCGCTGGAAAGGGAGAATGCGGCAGACCCGGAGAAGGCTTTGCGCCGCGCCCGGACCAAGGCGCTCATCCGCCATGCCCGCGCCGTGGATGCGATCTTCGAGGTGCAGGAGCGGGGCGGCAATGCCAGCCCGGAGCAGGTGAAGGAATTGCAAGAAGCCCGCAAGGTCTTCGAGGAGGTGCGGCCCCATGGCTCGCACGATGCCGAGGCCGCCTACAAGAAGAGCCCGGAACTTGCCTCGGAAGCGGCCACGGGACGCACCGCCCGCGCGATCCGCGCCCTACAGCTCGAGACCGAGCTGCGCACCGATCCGCAGCGCCGCGCCGACCGCTTCGTGGAGCGTTGGCGGAGCCTCGACCGCGCCAGCCAGCACCAGTACCAAGCGGGCGACATGTCCGGCTACAAGGCCACGCGGTCGGCGATGGGCGACATGGCAAAGAGTCTCGAACGCGATCCGCAGCTTGAATCCATCCTCGAAGGCCGCAAGAGAGACCTCGGCATCGGGATCGACTCGGGCCGCAGCCTTGGTCGGGAACTCGCCTTCAGCCACGGCATCGACCTCGGCATAGGCCGGGGCATCGGACTCTAA
- a CDS encoding transcriptional regulator, LysR family (PFAM: regulatory protein LysR; LysR substrate-binding~KEGG: bra:BRADO0267 putative transcriptional regulatory protein, LysR family), with amino-acid sequence MTLEQLRIFVAVAEREHVTQGARDLNLTQSATSAAIAALEARYATKLFDRVGRRIVLTEAGRLFLSEAKAVLARVHAAEKVLTDLADLTRGSLVIAASQTIANYWLPPFIKRFRSQFPGVAITLTIDNTDGVARRINEGLADLGLVEGEIDDPSVSVAPFAEDELVLVVPPDHAWAHDPRRQPAELGVGPWVLREHGSGTRAIFETTLSQFGLAPRDLAISLELPSNEAVRSAVEAGAGVTVVSGLVVSNALKAGSLVQVKLDLPKRRFFALRHKEFSMTRAQRAFLDLIAPKPSLTQRHVPVPSRGRNDQLS; translated from the coding sequence ATGACCCTCGAACAACTGCGGATCTTCGTCGCCGTCGCCGAGCGGGAGCACGTCACGCAGGGCGCGCGCGATCTGAACTTAACGCAATCGGCCACGAGCGCGGCGATCGCCGCGCTCGAGGCTCGTTATGCAACCAAGCTTTTCGATCGCGTTGGACGCCGCATCGTTCTGACCGAGGCCGGACGACTGTTTCTCAGCGAAGCGAAGGCGGTGCTCGCCCGTGTCCATGCTGCCGAGAAGGTCCTGACGGATCTTGCCGATCTGACCCGCGGCTCGCTCGTCATCGCAGCCAGTCAGACCATTGCGAATTACTGGCTTCCGCCGTTCATCAAACGCTTTCGGTCGCAGTTTCCTGGCGTGGCCATCACTCTCACCATCGACAATACCGATGGCGTCGCCCGACGGATCAATGAAGGCTTGGCTGATTTAGGGCTGGTCGAGGGCGAGATCGACGACCCGTCTGTCTCGGTCGCGCCATTCGCCGAGGATGAGCTGGTTCTCGTCGTGCCGCCGGATCACGCGTGGGCCCATGATCCCCGGCGACAGCCGGCCGAGCTCGGTGTCGGCCCCTGGGTTCTGCGCGAGCATGGCTCCGGCACGCGCGCCATCTTCGAAACCACCTTGTCACAATTCGGACTAGCACCACGAGACCTCGCGATATCTCTCGAACTGCCCTCCAATGAAGCCGTCCGCTCCGCCGTCGAGGCCGGCGCTGGCGTCACCGTCGTGTCCGGCCTGGTGGTCAGCAACGCACTGAAGGCAGGAAGCCTCGTGCAGGTGAAGCTCGATTTGCCCAAACGGCGCTTCTTTGCCTTGCGCCACAAGGAATTCTCCATGACGCGCGCCCAGCGCGCCTTCCTGGATTTGATCGCGCCCAAGCCATCTTTGACGCAACGTCATGTGCCAGTTCCGTCAAGAGGGCGAAATGACCAGCTATCTTGA
- a CDS encoding hypothetical protein (KEGG: acr:Acry_0806 hypothetical protein) has protein sequence MSQRRACEVLAVDRSSVRYRSVRSDDASLREAMKMMASERRRFGYRRIHVMLQRQGISMNLKKLRRLYRGLWRRDLIAEADAALIKARTLGPSVSRILPAQL, from the coding sequence GTGAGCCAGCGGCGGGCGTGTGAAGTCCTTGCGGTGGACCGCTCGAGCGTGCGCTACAGGTCCGTTCGCTCTGACGACGCCAGTCTGCGGGAAGCGATGAAGATGATGGCGTCGGAACGCCGCCGCTTCGGCTACAGGCGCATCCATGTGATGCTCCAGCGCCAGGGTATCTCGATGAACCTCAAGAAGCTCAGACGGCTCTATCGTGGGCTTTGGCGCCGCGACTTAATCGCGGAAGCGGACGCCGCGCTGATCAAGGCGAGGACGCTTGGCCCATCGGTTTCGCGCATTTTGCCGGCCCAGTTGTAG
- a CDS encoding putative conjugal transfert protein, TraC (KEGG: bbt:BBta_0436 putative conjugal transfert protein, TraC), whose translation MEDMMRKPRDFDAELKSLEDKARDLKARKVQQLGELVISTGADALSADELAGALIVLAETKDAGKREAWAKRGAAFFQGRSRRAASASDRDAGSAQPQPGRAQPASGGAGAA comes from the coding sequence ATGGAGGACATGATGCGCAAGCCACGGGACTTCGACGCGGAACTGAAGTCGCTTGAAGACAAGGCGCGAGACCTGAAAGCCCGCAAGGTGCAGCAGCTTGGCGAACTGGTCATCTCGACCGGCGCCGACGCCCTCAGCGCCGACGAACTGGCGGGCGCGCTGATCGTGCTGGCCGAAACCAAAGACGCCGGAAAGAGGGAGGCATGGGCCAAGCGTGGCGCCGCGTTCTTTCAGGGCCGGTCGCGGCGAGCTGCATCAGCGTCTGACCGCGACGCGGGCAGCGCTCAACCGCAACCGGGCCGCGCGCAACCGGCATCTGGCGGCGCGGGCGCGGCATGA